The genomic stretch TCTATTATTATTTGTCCACATCGAGTGAATAAGATATGTTAAGCAGTTTGTCGTGTTCGTTGTTGTTATTTGTTGTTGTTGTAAAGAAAATGCCCATAATTTTTGATTGTGTTAGGGGAGCGCTCAAGAGTCTCCATATATCGAATAAAGCTCAAGGGTGGCGCTGATAGGTAAATAGTTATTATCCAGCACCATCCAACTCTTAGAGCCAGTTGATGAATTGACAACCATTTCGACTTTCATTATGTAGTTTACATAGCTTCCATAGCAATACTACATAAATACTACATAACGTATCAAAGTGCAAGTATACTGATACGTTAGATACATTAAATAATGGAAATTACTCAGTACGTATAAGCGCATGAACCCACAAGAGAAAAATTGACTGGGCGCATTCCTGTTGAGCCTCACTCAGGTTATCATAGGTTTGCTGGGCTTTATTGCTGAGAAATTTACCCAATTTACCAATATATTGCTGATAATCCTTAACAGTTAATTTTCCTCGGCTGCGTTTGTGCCATAATTCTTCTAAGGCATACTGTAATAAAGGTAAACTTCCCTCTTTTAATTCTTCCAGCAACAGTGCAATTAAACCATCTTCTACTTCTAAACCAACTTTTTGTGCGGGTTTGGCAATAATTTGCCGATATTGTTCGTCTTCGAGACGACAAGATGGGACTAATACTTGATATTTTGTAATTAAAGGGGCTAATTCACTCATCCCCAAGCATTCATCGAGAAAATCACTTCTGAGAGTGATAATTACTTTAAAATAGTTACCAGCTTTTTTGATTGCACCTAAAATCAAACTGAGAAAATTCATACGGTCTGTTTCTGCTGTCAGGGTAAATAACTCTTCAAACTGATCAATTACTAACACCGATATTTCTTTGGGTTGTTGGCGCAACCATTCCACTAAAGAATCAACTCCTAAATGTAATACCCCTTTTAAAAAATCTGCGTTATCTGGTGCTAAACTCTTTGATAAAGCAGATAAAGGATTATCCCCAGGAAGCATGACCCAAGATTGACAAGATTTATACTCTTCTAATTCAAAATCAAACAACCCTTCCGTTACTAACTGGGGTATAACTCCCGCCCTAACTACAGAAGATTTACCACTACCCGAAGCCCCTACTACGGCTAAGAAAGAGGTAGATTGTAATTTCTCGATAATTTCTGCAATTAATTCTTCTCGACCGTGAAAAAAGTAAGCATCATCTTGGGTAAAAGCTTTTAAACTCTTATAAGGACAAACTTCGATTTCAAATATCTCATTGTAGGAACGTTGTACTTCTACTGATAAAATTTCCATCACTTCAGTAGAACCCGATAACCACAGTTTTAAATTAATATCGGGTTGGGAGTCGCGCCATTTTTGTAATTGGGGAATTAATTCCGAAACCCAAAATTCTCTTTCGGATTCTGCTGCGGTTTCTAATACAGTTACTAATTGATGGAGGAATTTTTTACTATTAGGTATAGAAGTAGTTGCGGTAATCAAACACAGAGATTTATCCTGACTGGGCTGCAAGATGTCAACTAAACTTTTAGTAGTTGCGCTTATGTCTAAAATATCAGCAATAATAATAATTTCCTTAACAGGGGAATTTTGTAACTGTTGACCGAGCCAATTAAGATTGATTCTGATGTCCTGATTGCAAACCAAATCGTATGTTTCTGGATTAGTAGATTCAATTGTTCCTGCTAAATACAACAGAAGAGTTGTCTTACTTTCTTCCTGTAAATAACTAGTAATAACCTGCTGAAGATTTCGCCTCTGCTTATCCCGAACAGAGCAATAATAATAATCAACTGCAAAACTTCCTCTAGCTTGTAGTATTCTACATAGCCTAAGAGCGGCTTCTGAACAAGATAACTTATCGACAATCAAAGCTTTTCTCTGAGTAAAAGTAGTAGCCAAGCCAATAATTAATTCCCCACTACCTCTAGCAATTCGTTGGGGAGTTTGAGAAGCATTTAAAGGAAATCGATTAACTTTTAATTTAGTAGATGATTCTCTTAAAGTTCCCCCCATCCCCTTAAAAATATCGTCTCTGTCTACAAGTTTTTTCTTACATTCAATAAATTTCTTACTACTACGTTCAACATACTTAAACAATCTATCCGCATCAATCTTACCTTCAGTGTTAGCTGCTTTTCCCCCTAAACCTTCAATCAGACAGTAGGTAAATAAGCCATGTCTTAATTCCGGAATTTCCCAAGAACGTTCTGTCTTATTGCAGGAAAGCATAGCATAAAAGTCCTGACTTTGTTCTGCTTGCTGTTCCAAAACGGCTAACAGTTGACCAGTCGGATTTTGTCCAATTCTGTCATCTTGGTGTTGTTCTCCTTCTTGACAAGCATCTAACCAAACAAGTTGACGTTGGGCTTTAGATTGTCTGAGTTCATTTAACAGAATATCTAACTTTAATCCCGTTCCTGCTAAATCTTCTAAATTCGTATCTGCCACACATAAAATTGGTCGATTATTAAAGTCTAGATAACCATGTCCTGAAAAGTAGAATAAAACCGTATCTTCTGGTTTAGCCAAACGAAACTGTTGGATACTGGTAATGATTTCTGATAAATTAGGAGGTTTCTCCCCACCATCGTAAAGAGGAATGATTTCTGTTTTCTGAAACTGTTGAGTAGCTATGGTTAAAGCTTCTGCTAATTCTTTACAATCATTAGCGCAGTATCTCAGGTCGGGAATTTGACTATCTTGATAATGGTTTACTCCGACTAAAACCATCCAGAGTTTAACCCGATCTCGTTCTAACTGTTGTGTGCTAGGATTACTTACTATAGCTGACATCTATAACCTTCAATCCTTAAGTTAAATATTTAAAAACCAAAATTTCCTGACAAGATTTTTAGGTATTGGTTCGATTTCCCAAATCAAACCAGTTTCAGGTGTTAAAATTATACCTACACAAAATATTTCTATAGCCTTTTTCACTTAGGTGAGTTACGCCTCACAAAATGTAAAAATATTATTTTTTGTAAGCAAATTAAGTTTTTCACTTAACTACTAACTAAAAATACTATAACTTTTATATTTTTTAATCAAAAAATATAAAAATAAATAAAATCACATAAATAAAAATAAATTTAAATAAACGCCGAATATTTTCCAGAGTTACTTTACAATAACAATCAAATGCTTTTGGGTTCTAAAAATGCCATTCTTAGAAAGAGAATACTTAGAGTACATAAGCGAACAAATTTTTCCTGGCAATGTACGTCCCGATCTCCAGTATTGGACTTTTATCGAACGTTTTAATCCTAATAATTACTCTATCAGAAGTATTGAAATAGCTGAAGGATTAACCCAAATGCAAGGTAAAGATTATGTATCAGGAATTAATCAGCATATTAAAGAAGTAATAAAAAAAATATATCGCAGATTTCGAGATGAACTAGCTCAAGATGGTATTACCGAACAACAACTTGGGTTAGGGAATCAAGATCCAGGTAGAAAGACATCCGACACAAAAAGTCCTTGGCAGATTGCTTATGAATGGTTGTGGCAGATAAAATATTATCGTTGGCTACAAGACTATATTTGGGACAATTGGAAACAAAGAGCGCAAACTAATGTAGAGTGGATACAGTTTTGCGATCGCTCTCTTGAATATTCTTCTAAAGGAATGAAAATTCCCCAAGCCTTGCCTAAAGAGATTATTCCTATTAATACTCCGTTGAGCTTGAAAATAAATCTCGATAGTCTAGGAAGTTATCTACTGTTGTTCAATCGGGGGTTAGATGCCCAAGGCAATACAACTAAATACTTAGTTACACCTTCTCAAGCTTTTGCTCCTAGCTATCAACTAGTAGAGAAAAGCACCTTGATACCTCTACAGGATGCCATGTGCGACGATATCCAGTTTGATGCCGTTGGGAAAGAAGAATATGTCGGGATTGTAATCGATAAAGCTTTAAATTTACCTTGGCTGAATCCCGACCCAGAGAATCCTGTTCTGGAATGGCAAGGTAAGCATTTAGAACAAGTGTGGGAACAGCTACACGCTCAAGATAACTGGCGAGTTTTCTATCAAGATTTTGTAATTGCTTAACCCCTTGACAAGAAGCAGAGATAGAGGTTATCTGAAAAAATGGAACAATTGCGCGACCTAAAGCATCAATTTTTCTTGGTGCAAGATGCCAGCTATCGAATATTTTTTCACATCCTTAGTTCTTCCTCTGGACAAGATAGCCTTGGCGGTAATCACTCTTCTTTAATTTGGAAGCTAGACGTGCAGACCACTGTTTCATAGGAGTAACTTTCTCAACATGAAGTAGCTGATGACGATAAGTATTGTTACCCGTCAGTTGTGCGATCGCACCCGCAATAAACCGAGCGCAGCGTTCTGGTTGAGACGAGACTTGTTCTTCTGCAAACCGGATAACTAGCCAGTTGGCGTCAACAAAACACTTATTGCGGTAGTCATCTTCTCCGATGCAGTGAGTTGGTTTCCCAGTTGCAAATGAGATAGGCTCATCAACCTCCAAATCTATATGTAAGCCAGTATTGGGTTCAACAATCAGAAAATCAGCCGTAAATGGTAATCGATGTCCTGGAGGAAGCATCACCTGCTGGGGAAAAACAATGTCACCGAAATAATGCTTGAGAACATTTTCAAACAACCCCTCACTTACCCCAATTGGTGCATCTCCTTGTCCATTCGGAAAGACCAAAGGAGTAAATTGTTTTTTCTCTTTCACTAACTCTGGAATACAAACAATCGGATATTCTGGTGTCTTTACCATACTTGCACTACTTCCTCATACCGAGTTTGGAAAACAAGAACTCTCCACAATTATCTGCTTTCGCTACACTGAAAGACAATCAACAAAATACTAAAAGTCAATCAACTTTTTTCCAGTTTTTGAGCAAGAAAATCGGAAAATTATCAGCTGTCAAATCATATAAGCGTTGGATAGGATGCATTTGAGACAGTTGCATTCCAAGAGCATACATGAAATCTAGTTTCAGCGATCTAGAAGACCTTCTAAGCAACAACCACCCCGTTATCGCCTGCGAATCTCCCTTCCAGGAACGAAAACGCCTCCTGACACATATTGCTAGATACTGCCAAGATTCAGGTAAAAAAGCTTACGTTTGGAATTTGAATGAGTCCAGTATTAAGGAACTCAGTATCGATTCGGAAAACAATCTCGTTTTGGGAGAATTTGAGGAGTACAAACCCAAGGTAAAACAAAATTATGTTGATTATTTTCAGGTACTCAATTTCTGGAAAGATTACTCAGGAGAAGGAATACTGATTGTTGAGAATATTTATCCCTGGTTAAAGGAAATTACTCCGAAAGAGACTGATTTCTTCTTGGTAGCGGAGTGGATTAAATCGTCACTCATTAACCTCAAGCTTCATAACCAAGGTAGTGGTAAAACCGCTATGCTGTTGGGAGCGCTCGCAGAAATAACAAGCGAGATGGCGGCTCTTATTCCTCTGTGGACGCAAGAACTGCCAGACATACAAGAAATTATCGACAATTTAATCAATAGCAAGATTCTTCCTGAAACGTATATAGACCAAGACTGGTTATCAGTTGCATATAGTGGGACTGGTTTATATATTTCTGATATTATTTTTTGCTTAAAAGATATTAGCAAAAAACACACTTTAGATAATTCCAGCGACACAGCCAAACTGCTACTATCAAGAAAAATCTCGCTGCTCAATCGGTTGTACGATATCGAGTTCTTACCGCCTCCAAAAATCCAACTTGGGGGGTTGGAACTCATGCAGCAGTCGTTCAAAAAGTTTAAGCGATTGCTGAATCCCCGTGCCAAACAATACAACTTGCGAGTACCCAAGGGGATTATGCTTGTAGGACCACCAGGAACGGGAAAATCTCACTCGGCGAAAGCGTGCTCCCAGAATATGGGCATTCCCCTCATCATGGTGGATTGGGGTAACTTTAGAAGTTTTGGCTCTCTTGCAGAAATTAAACTCAAACGCCTACTGAGACTGGCAGATCGGCTCAACCAAGTCATTTTGTATTTTGATGACTTTGATAAAGGTTTCGCCGGAGATGATGACCTTGCCAAACGGCTTGCAGGTCAGCTATTGACGTGGATGCAGGAGCGCACGTCTGACGTAGTAGTCATCGCGTCAGTAAACCGGATGGAATGGTTACCACCCGAACTGACCCGCGCCGGACGGTTTGACTACATATTTAAGGTAGACCTGCCCAACAACGGGGAAAGATACACGATATTTAAGCTTCATGCTGCCCGATTTGACAAGCGGTTCCGCAATGGTAACGACCCCTGGAGCGAGGACGAGTGGCGGCGTATTCTGAAAGCAACGAACCGCTGTGTGGGGGCAGAAATTCAGACGATTGTCGAGCGTGCTGCTGCTAGTATTTTTTGCACGATGACAGCAGAAGACACATACACTGAGTCAGAACTCCCACCTTTAGAACTTACTATCGAAGCACTGCTTGAAGAACGCCGTCAGATTAACCCGCTTGCAATTCGGGAAGCCGATCGCGTTGAGTCAATGCGGAATAAAGCCGACCAACAAGCTTTGCCTAGCAGCCCCCTTGATGAAAGCAAGTTTGCTGTTGGAAACATTGATATTTTCAGCTAATGAAAGGAGTCAGAATACAGAATTCAGGAGTCAGAAGAACTCCACCGATAAAGGCAGGAGTTTCGCGCTAATGATTGAAAACTTTTTTGTTTCTATTAAAGATTCTAATGAGGCTTTAGACCACCAGGAGTCATTCGTACAAAGTTCTTAAGCCTTACGCAAGCTTTCTCCTGAATTCTGACTGCTGAATTCTGACCACTTGTTTAGGTAGCAGCAAACATTCCAACAGTTCATAAAGTTTTCCATTTTTGACCACTTTACTACTTTATTTATCTAAAATTATGGAAGTTACAAGACAAAACACTCAAAAGGGCATTCAAACTCAACAAGCAAAAACTCCAGAAAAAAGTTTATTCTTCAAACTTCTCAATGTTGTTGGACCAATCGCCGGTTTTACTGCTGCTCTCTCACCCCTACCACTCTACTTTTGGACTCGCCAGCCCCGGTATCTACCTATTGGTGCAACCTTCACCAGTAACAATCAAATAGTTCAACTTGAACTAGCAGACGATAGAGAAGAATATGCCCCCGGACTCAAATTTCGTGACTCGATTCCCAAGAATCGCGGGATGTTATTTGTACTCAACAAACCTGAGAAAGTTAAACTTTGGATGAAGGATACCTATGTTCCCTTAGATATGATATTCCTCCAAGATGGAGTTATTAAATCAATCGTAGAGGCAGTTCCCCCTTGCAAAACCCAAACCTGTCCTAAGTACGATTCAGTTTACCCTGTCAATCAGGTTATTGAACTAGCTGCAGGTAGTAGTAAAACTTTAGACCTGAAGGTGGGCAAGAGACTTCAGTTGGATTTTCTAGAAACCAAAGAGCAGAAGTAAACCGCCTTTTTTGCAATAACACGACAAGGTGTATCTAATGGTTGGAGGAGTACAACTTTACCTTTCCTTTCGGTGTCTGAAGTTGCGAACGAAATGGTACAATTACGCCATCTGCAATTGCAGGTGGCATTTTTTCTACTGTTGACAAAAGCGATTCTGATGGCGGTGATTGTCCATCTGCAACTTTAGCAAGGTTTTCTTCAGTAATCAGTTGTAGTTCTACGCTCGCAGTCCTCAGAACTGTTGCCTTTTTGGATGAAAATAGCAGGTTGTACTTGACGCGATAATCTTTTACTATAAGCGATACTATATATATTAGGTAGTGGGGGGATAAAGTCTATCGCTCAGAGTAGTTCATGTCTTATCCACCTTTATGCGAGCACTTGTGTCATTTATTTAGCTAAAACTTCAGGTGGCAGCAGCGGTAGCTATGGAAGTCCCTTAGTATTATTTGTTAAGAATCTTCTCTATAGCACAAATTACGGAGATTGAACGTGAGTCCCAGACAAACTACCCAACGATCGAGAGCAACAACAAGAAAGCCTAGAAATGTTGGCTCTGCAAAAAATGCTGCTCAAAAGAAGGAAGAAGATTCGACCAATTTGGCGACTACTACGACAGTGCCATTGGATAAGAAAGAAGATTCTTTGGCTGCTGCAAAGATGGTTCCTTTGGGCAAGATTGTCATGGCTAGCAGTCAGCCCCGGCGTTATTTTGACCCTTCTGCTATGCAAGCGCTCTTTGAGTCTGTCAAGCGCGATGGCATCTTAATGCCCCTCTTGGTAAGACCTGTGGGTAATAAGTATGAGTTGGTAGCAGGCGAGAGGCGATATAAAGCAGCACAAGAAGTCGGCTTGACTGAAGTGCCTGCAACTATCCGGGAGATGTCTGAATCTCAGGCAGTACAGTATGCTTTGGTTGAAAACTTGCAAAGAGAGGATTTGAATCCGTTGGAGGAAACGGAAAGCATATTGCAACTTTTGGCGCTGCGATTGGGATGTAATTATTCAGAAGTTCCGCCTTTACTATACAGAATGGAAAATGAAGCGAAAGGGAAAATTACCCGAAACGTTTCGGGTAATGAATCGGCGTCAACGGTAGAACAAGTCTTTACGGAGTTGGGGCGCATGAATTGGCAATCTTTTGTCCGCACCCGACTTCCACTATTGAAATTGCCAGATAACATTTTAGAAGCTTTGCGAACTGGACGCATTGAGTACACTAAAGCGCTTGCGATCGCTAAGGTTTCCTCAGATTCTGACCGTCAGGAAATTTTGGATACTGCGGTAGATTATTCTCTCTCATTGAATGAAATTCGCGAGAAGGTCAAAGCTTTACAGCCCCCTGCTGAAAGCGGGGAAATTCAAAAGCTTTTGGAAAGTACTTACAAAAAGGTCAAAAAGTCTAAGGTGTGGGAGAATCCTGACAAACAGGAGAGGTTGAAATCTTTATTGGCAGAGTTGTCAGCGCTGCTGAGTACGGAAGAATAACTGTGATTAAATCCTTGTTTGGCGTGTAAACACGTAAAGAGATTATACTAATTAGCGAGGGGCATGAGAAACAATTTCAGCCCTTAATCAGTCAACTTTCTGCATGATCCCTGATTTTCAAAAATACCTACAATCTGTGTGTAATGCTTACCAACGTTGGTGGGATCTGTACATCATTACAGATGTTGAAGGGCGTAAAACAGCACAGCGGCAAAACTTACCATCGCCGTTTGATTTTGGCTTGATGGTGGAAACGGTGTCGCCAAAGCAGCAGAACAGAGGTGACACGCAGGAGGAAACCGAACGCTTGCCTGTGCAAGAAGGGTTACGCAAATATGCTGAAAATCATGTGTTACTTGTAGGAAAACCAGGTTCAGGCAAATCTACAGCGTTAGCGAGGCTGTTGCTGGAAGAGGCAGAGAAAACAAAATCCCTAGGGGGTTCGGGGTGCATACCTGTGCTGGTAGAGTTGCGACAATACAAAACTTCAATGCTGGAGTTGATTGAAGATTTTTTGGGAAGGCATGAATTATATCTAGATGTAGAAATTAAAACGTTGCTGCGTAAGGGTCAATTTTTGCTGCTTGTGGATGGGCTGAACGAGTTACCCAATGAAGAGGCACGGCGAGAGTTAAAAACTTTTCGGCAGAATAACCCCAAAACACCAATGATTTTCACCACACGAGATTTGGGCTTTGGTGGCGATTTGGGAATTGAGAAAAAGCTGGAAATGCAACCCTTGAAAGAAGAACAGATGCAGCAGTTTATCCGCGCTTATTTGCCCGAAAAAGGTGAGGAAATGCTGCGGCGGTTAGGTGGAAGGTTGCGGGAGTTTGGGCAAACGCCGTTGCTGCTGTGGATGCTGTGTGACTTATTTAAACAAAGCGGCAATCTACCGCCGAATTTAGGTTTAGTATTTCGCTGCTTTACTCAAAGTTATGTCGGCAACGTCAAAGATGATGTCCCAGTTTCTGGGGAGTCGCGTCGGTGGTGGGAGGAGTTATTGAAGCATTTAGCTTTCACCATGATGCAGGGAGAAACGCCAAAAGAATTGCGAGTCGTCATTGATAGGCAAGAAGCAGAAGAAATTTTGACAAAGTTTCTTGAATGTAAAGTTGATTATCCTTCTAGTCGAGCGAAAGAATGGCTAGAGGATTTACTCAAGCATCATTTAATCCAAGTTACCAGCAATAAAAAAATAGAGTTTCGCCACCAAATGTTACAAGAATATTATGCGGCAGAATACCTATGGCAACTGCTACCTTCTTTAAATGATGACAACCTGCTGAAACAGCATTACCTCAATTACTTAAAGTGGACAGAACCACTAGCGTTGATGTTGGCGTTAGTAGACAATGAGAAGCAAGCGTTAAGAATAGTAAAGTTAGCACTAGATGTGGATTTACAGTTGGGGGCAAGGCTGGCAGGCTCAGTAAAGCAAAATTTTCAGGTTAAAACGGTAACTTTAATTATCGAGCTAAACGTCCCTCAATTACTTAAGAATAGACTATTAGGTATTACACGTTCTGAGGTTGCAATTGATGCTTTAAGGAAAGCATGGAATGATAAAGATTCAGATGTTAGTAGCAGTGCTACTTTTGCATTAGGTCAGATTGGTAGTGAAGCAGCTATTTCAGAACTACTCAAGGCATTAGAAAATCCGAATGTCAATGTGTATCGGAGGGCAGCTGAATGGCTGGCATATCTTGACTGTCAGGCAGCCATTCCAGGATTACGCAAAAAATTAGCAGACCTAAACTCATCTATAAGTAATTCTTGTTCAGATAAAGATGTTTTGCTTTGGATGAGCATTGTCCGGGCACTAGGCAAACTCTCTAGGCAAGAAGCTATT from Scytonema hofmannii PCC 7110 encodes the following:
- a CDS encoding ParB/RepB/Spo0J family partition protein, producing the protein MSPRQTTQRSRATTRKPRNVGSAKNAAQKKEEDSTNLATTTTVPLDKKEDSLAAAKMVPLGKIVMASSQPRRYFDPSAMQALFESVKRDGILMPLLVRPVGNKYELVAGERRYKAAQEVGLTEVPATIREMSESQAVQYALVENLQREDLNPLEETESILQLLALRLGCNYSEVPPLLYRMENEAKGKITRNVSGNESASTVEQVFTELGRMNWQSFVRTRLPLLKLPDNILEALRTGRIEYTKALAIAKVSSDSDRQEILDTAVDYSLSLNEIREKVKALQPPAESGEIQKLLESTYKKVKKSKVWENPDKQERLKSLLAELSALLSTEE
- a CDS encoding DUF192 domain-containing protein, with amino-acid sequence MEVTRQNTQKGIQTQQAKTPEKSLFFKLLNVVGPIAGFTAALSPLPLYFWTRQPRYLPIGATFTSNNQIVQLELADDREEYAPGLKFRDSIPKNRGMLFVLNKPEKVKLWMKDTYVPLDMIFLQDGVIKSIVEAVPPCKTQTCPKYDSVYPVNQVIELAAGSSKTLDLKVGKRLQLDFLETKEQK
- a CDS encoding AAA family ATPase, which produces MKSSFSDLEDLLSNNHPVIACESPFQERKRLLTHIARYCQDSGKKAYVWNLNESSIKELSIDSENNLVLGEFEEYKPKVKQNYVDYFQVLNFWKDYSGEGILIVENIYPWLKEITPKETDFFLVAEWIKSSLINLKLHNQGSGKTAMLLGALAEITSEMAALIPLWTQELPDIQEIIDNLINSKILPETYIDQDWLSVAYSGTGLYISDIIFCLKDISKKHTLDNSSDTAKLLLSRKISLLNRLYDIEFLPPPKIQLGGLELMQQSFKKFKRLLNPRAKQYNLRVPKGIMLVGPPGTGKSHSAKACSQNMGIPLIMVDWGNFRSFGSLAEIKLKRLLRLADRLNQVILYFDDFDKGFAGDDDLAKRLAGQLLTWMQERTSDVVVIASVNRMEWLPPELTRAGRFDYIFKVDLPNNGERYTIFKLHAARFDKRFRNGNDPWSEDEWRRILKATNRCVGAEIQTIVERAAASIFCTMTAEDTYTESELPPLELTIEALLEERRQINPLAIREADRVESMRNKADQQALPSSPLDESKFAVGNIDIFS
- a CDS encoding caspase family protein, producing MSAIVSNPSTQQLERDRVKLWMVLVGVNHYQDSQIPDLRYCANDCKELAEALTIATQQFQKTEIIPLYDGGEKPPNLSEIITSIQQFRLAKPEDTVLFYFSGHGYLDFNNRPILCVADTNLEDLAGTGLKLDILLNELRQSKAQRQLVWLDACQEGEQHQDDRIGQNPTGQLLAVLEQQAEQSQDFYAMLSCNKTERSWEIPELRHGLFTYCLIEGLGGKAANTEGKIDADRLFKYVERSSKKFIECKKKLVDRDDIFKGMGGTLRESSTKLKVNRFPLNASQTPQRIARGSGELIIGLATTFTQRKALIVDKLSCSEAALRLCRILQARGSFAVDYYYCSVRDKQRRNLQQVITSYLQEESKTTLLLYLAGTIESTNPETYDLVCNQDIRINLNWLGQQLQNSPVKEIIIIADILDISATTKSLVDILQPSQDKSLCLITATTSIPNSKKFLHQLVTVLETAAESEREFWVSELIPQLQKWRDSQPDINLKLWLSGSTEVMEILSVEVQRSYNEIFEIEVCPYKSLKAFTQDDAYFFHGREELIAEIIEKLQSTSFLAVVGASGSGKSSVVRAGVIPQLVTEGLFDFELEEYKSCQSWVMLPGDNPLSALSKSLAPDNADFLKGVLHLGVDSLVEWLRQQPKEISVLVIDQFEELFTLTAETDRMNFLSLILGAIKKAGNYFKVIITLRSDFLDECLGMSELAPLITKYQVLVPSCRLEDEQYRQIIAKPAQKVGLEVEDGLIALLLEELKEGSLPLLQYALEELWHKRSRGKLTVKDYQQYIGKLGKFLSNKAQQTYDNLSEAQQECAQSIFLLWVHALIRTE